The genomic interval TCTGTTTGGCTGGAGATTGAACTGGAAAATGACGAGCAAATAGGATTGGTCAATTATATTCTTATTGAGCTGGGATTGACGCTTTATGAGGTTGGGAAATTGCAATCACGGCTCGATGAGTGGTTTATGCAGGCCGTAACGGGCCTTGAGCATAGGGGGGAGCGCAGATGATCGCGGTTTGGGGCCTAACTTGGAAGGAGCTCGTTCGTAAAAGAGTAACGCTTATGACGATCATCATGACGGTTCTCTTCTGGATTGCTTACTGGTTTATTGCTGATGCTATCGCCGGCGGCGAGGTGAATGTTGCGACTTCTATGAACTTATTCGAAAATTTTGCCCGCAGTGCAATGATTATGACATTAGGTTTCTTCTTTGGCGCTTTTGCGGTTTCCTTCCTTTCTATATTCAGCTCCGTTGCGGCTGTGACAGGGGAAGCAGAGCAGGGCGTTCTTCAATCCGTACTCGCAAGGCCCATTACGCGCTGGAAGTGGTTTTTGGGCAGATGGCTCGGCTTTGTCAGTTATGTTGCGTTATATGCATTCCTGTTATTCAGCTCAATTATTCTTATCAGCTGGGCAGAAACTGGCGTCTTATTCAACATGATGGTGTACTTCAAATCACTTTTGTTTTTTATGTCTGTTATTCCGCTATTAGTATCCTTAACGATGCTCGGCTCCTGTTATTTAAGTCCTTTAGGAAACGGCATATGGATGACGATGCTCTTCGGTATGGGCTGGCTTGGCAGTACGATTGGCCGGTTTATGAGCACAGGTAGGATTCAAATGAAAGGGATGCAAACACTTGAGACCATAACAGGCTTAATTAAGCTGGCTATGCCGGCGGATACTTTGCAGCAACGCATGCTTAACGAATTATTTTCAATCTCTGAGCTTAGAGGCTTATATAACATTAACGCAGAGCTAAGTATTTTCTCTATTAACGGAG from Paenibacillus sp. FSL K6-3182 carries:
- a CDS encoding ABC transporter permease → MIAVWGLTWKELVRKRVTLMTIIMTVLFWIAYWFIADAIAGGEVNVATSMNLFENFARSAMIMTLGFFFGAFAVSFLSIFSSVAAVTGEAEQGVLQSVLARPITRWKWFLGRWLGFVSYVALYAFLLFSSIILISWAETGVLFNMMVYFKSLLFFMSVIPLLVSLTMLGSCYLSPLGNGIWMTMLFGMGWLGSTIGRFMSTGRIQMKGMQTLETITGLIKLAMPADTLQQRMLNELFSISELRGLYNINAELSIFSINGAASNSFLIYCGIYTAALLGIGILIMRRKDF